Proteins found in one Drosophila innubila isolate TH190305 chromosome X, UK_Dinn_1.0, whole genome shotgun sequence genomic segment:
- the LOC117783014 gene encoding 40S ribosomal protein S6 codes for MKLNVSFPATGCQKLFEVVDEHKLRVFYEKRMGQIVEADILGDEWKGYQLRISGGNDKQGFPMKQGVLTHGRVRLLLKKGHSCYRPRRTGERKRKSVRGCIVDANMSVLALVVIKRGEQDIAGLTDKTVPRRLGPKRASKIRKLFNLTKEDDVRRFVVRRPLPAKDNKKATSKAPKIQRLITPVVLQRKHRRIALKKKRQTASKEAAADYAKLLVQRKKESKAKREEAKRRRSASIRESKSSVSSDKK; via the exons ATGAAG CTCAACGTTTCCTTTCCCGCAACGGGATGCCAAAAGCTGTTCGAAGTTGTCGATGAGCACAAACTGCGTGTGTTCTACGAGAAGCGTATGGGCCAAATTGTGGAGGCCGATATTCTGGGCGATGAATGGAAGGGTTACCAGCTGCGCATCTCTGGCGGCAACGACAAGCAGGGCTTCCCCATGAAGCAGGGTGTGCTGACCCACG GTCGTGTGCGTCTGCTCCTGAAGAAGGGACACTCCTGCTATCGTCCACGTCGCACCGGTGAGCGCAAGCGTAAATCCGTGCGTGGCTGCATTGTGGATGCCAACATGTCCGTGCTGGCACTCGTGGTCATCAAGAGGGGCGAGCAGGATATTGCCGGTCTCACCGACAAGACAGTTCCACGTCGTTTGGGTCCCAAGCGTGCCAGCAAGATCCGCAAGCTGTTCAACTTGACCAAGGAGGATGATGTGCGTCGCTTTGTTGTGCGTCGCCCCTTGCCCGCCAAGGACAACAAGAAGGCCACCTCCAAGGCACCCAAAATCCAGCGTCTCATCACTCCCGTAGTGCTGCAGCGCAAACACAGACGCATTGCCCTCAAGAAGAAGCGTCAAACGGCATCCAAGGAGGCTGCTGCCGACTATGCCAAGCTGTTGGTGCAGCGCAAGAAGGAGTCGAAGGCCAAGCGTGAGGAGGCCAAGCGTCGTCGCTCTGCCTCCATCCGTGAATCCAAGAGCTCCGTTTCAAGTGACAAGAAGTAA
- the LOC117793534 gene encoding bystin, translated as MGKPKKANVAIIKNVNLEKQITEGKVSKAKNKDKVKLRAEESANIDTKSSQKILAAARQQQLEMDEENFPSLVPRRSVNFNLQDTVEPEQEDVTETDFMADLGMDDDDVAAFERFQQPPTKEGKRTLHLSQMIMQRIQEKEADIHTKISDEGSLKIEEIDPKVKEMYEGVRDVLKRYRSGKIPKAFKIIPKLRNWEQILFITEPHNWSAAAMFQGTRIFCSVLSQAMAQRFYNLVLLPRIRDDLCEYKKLNMHLYNALKRALFKPAAFMKGIILPLLEAGDCTLREAIIFGSIVARSSIPVLHSSACLLKICEMSYSGANSIFIRYFLDKRYALPYRVIDAAVFHFLRFENDKRELPVLWHQSLLTFAQRYKNDISSEQKEALLQLLKKKSHPKMTADIRRELQAASCRDEEMMETDNATGSQPIKMYTDADVDYVG; from the exons ATGGGTAAACCGAAGAAAGCAAATGTGgcgattattaaaaatgtcaacTTGGAGAAACAGATCACAGAGGGCAAAGTGTCCAAGGCCAAAAACAAGGATAAGGTTAAATTGCGGGCCGAAGAGTCAGCG aaTATAGACACAAAAAGCAGCCAAAAGATTTTGGCAGCTGCCAGACAACAGCAATTGGAAATGGACGAGGAAAACTTTCCAAGTTTGGTGCCCAGACGCAgtgttaatttcaatttgc AAGATACTGTGGAACCGGAACAGGAGGATGTTACAGAAACGGACTTCATGGCCGATCTGGGCAtggatgatgatgacgttgCTGCCTTCGAACGCTTCCAACAGCCACCAACCAAGGAGGGCAAGCGCACTCTACATCTCTCCCAGATGATAATGCAAAGGATCCAGGAGAAGGAGGCcgatatacatacaaaaatctCCGATGAGGGTTCACTCAAAATCGAAGAGATCGATCCCAAGGTGAAGGAAATGTATGAGGGAGTAAGGGATGTGCTGAAACGCTATCGCAGTGGCAAGATACCAAAGGCCTTCAAGATCATACCCAAGTTAAGGAACTGGGAGCAGATCTTGTTCATTACGGAACCTCACAATTGGAGTGCTGCTGCCATGTTCCAAGGCACACGCATCTTCTGCTCGGTGCTGTCCCAGGCAATGGCCCAACGTTTCTATAATCTGGTATTGTTGCCTCGCATACGCGATGATCTGTGCGAATACAAGAAGTTAAATATGCATCTATATAATGCCTTGAAGCGGGCTCTGTTCAAGCCGGCGGCCTTTATGAAGGGCATTATATTGCCACTGTTGGAGGCAGGCGATTGTACATTGCGTGAGGCAATCATCTTTGGCAGCATTGTGGCACGCAGCTCCATTCCCGTGCTGCACTCGTCCGCCTGCCTGCTCAAGATCTGTGAGATGAGCTATTCTGGCGCCAATTCGATATTCATACGCTATTTCCTGGACAAACGTTATGCTCTGCCCTATCGTGTCATTGATGCCGCCGTCTTTCACTTTCTCCG TTTTGAGAACGACAAACGTGAGCTGCCAGTGCTATGGCATCAAAGTCTGCTGACATTTGCACAGCGCTATAAGAACGACATTTCTTCGGAGCAAAAGGAGGCACTTCTACAGCTTTTAAA AAAGAAATCTCATCCAAAGATGACGGCGGATATTAGACGAGAACTCCAGGCGGCCAGTTGCCGTGATGAGGAGATGATGGAAACGGATAATGCTACGGGCAGTCAACcgattaaaatgtataccGATGCAGATGTGGACTACGTGGGTTAA
- the LOC117785278 gene encoding peroxidasin, which yields MKSRLFWIFAIIYSSLHHIGSGSTSTTLKRPRAGDPFDTFPKNFWQEFSSPFTDTPEDEELEVTETTTHEPFPFFADPYTTINISTQLSSNVYLHCRVNDLQGKTVSWMRRKGEDLTLITFGQHTYSGDSRYSLEFEEPNDWKLLIQYANERDEGPYECQVSSHPPLVLLVYLTIIVPHVEILDERGSATPEKYYKAGSTIELQCVISKIPHPSSYITWRHGVRLLNYDTSRGGISVKTDMLPGRALSRLYIANANRQDTGNYTCMLGNEITETVVVHVLNGEEPAAMQHANGTRFISSPLTMVVFFIVFAIVKPFQR from the exons ATGAAATCTAGATTATTTTGGATATTTGCAATTATATATTCATCGCTACATCACATAGGCTCCGGATCGACCTCGACGACAT TGAAACGTCCCCGAGCTGGAGATCCATTTGATACATTTCCGAAAAACTTCTGGCAAGAGTTCTCATCACCATTTACAGACACGCCGGAAGATGAGGAGCTCGAGGTTACGGAGACGACAACCCACGAGCCGTTTCCATTCTTTGCCGATCCGTATACGACAATCAATATAAGCACACAATTGTCATCGAATGTCTATCTGCATTGTCGTGTGAATGATTTGCAGGGCAAGACGGTATCATGGATGCGACGCAAGGGTGAAGACCTCACATTGATCACATTTGGTCAGCATACATATAGCGGGGACTCACGTTATTCGCTGGAGTTTGAGGAGCCCAACGATTGGAAGCTATTGATTCAATATGCCAATGAACGGGACGAGGGTCCCTATGAGTGTCAAGTCTCCTCACATCCACCATTGGTACTCTTAGTATACCTAACTATTATTG TTCCTCATGTGGAAATTCTTGATGAGCGAGGATCGGCCACACCGGAGAAATATTACAAGGCTGGCAGCACCATTGAGCTGCAGTGCGTCATCTCAAAGATTCCACATCCATCGTCATATATCACCTGGCGTCATGGCGTTCGTTTGCTCAACTACGACACCAGTCGAGGTGGCATTAG TGTCAAGACGGACATGCTGCCGGGCAGGGCATTGAGTCGTCTATATATTGCCAATGCGAATCGACAGGACACGGGAAATTATACCTGTATGCTGGGAAATGAGATAACGGAAACTGTGGTAGTGCATGTGCTGAATG GTGAAGAACCAGCTGCAATGCAACATGCAAATGGGACACGGTTTATATCGAGTCCCCTAACTATGGTTGTGTTTTTTATAGTCTTTGCGATAGTGAAACCGTTTCAGCGATGA